The proteins below come from a single Pleuronectes platessa chromosome 3, fPlePla1.1, whole genome shotgun sequence genomic window:
- the polq gene encoding DNA polymerase theta: MSTSGPPKRKSYMGQHQIKKKQGLLAPEEPLQGDRPSDSRDRLMDGGAVFPLGESTLALDAELLQVLDAVDPLKPAARPTPVERDAHEEPASSAAFGPAHSLAPVGDNKREGDRAPTGQGPHGAPSAQERVSWRSVDCKRPGWMAECKDLAQKLLFSEDLEEADGAKKVSERDQSMPASADINEPPCRDIQDSQRAGSSNKQKGAPRRRSSPGSSKNVAPPPDVSRDYILFSPTRLTAAMKRAKLQQSLQNQSASVLTVPTGLELSSLSDTLPQPGIALCAPLNQAEMLQLSSWGLPKAVLECYQKHKVTCMFEWQAQCLTVGQVLQGGNLVYSAPTSAGKTLVSELLMLKRILETKRKALFILPFVSVAKEKMHYLQSVFEEAGVRVEGYMGSTSAAGGFKALDVAVCTIERANSLINKLIEEDSMGLLGMVVVDELHMVGDSGRGYLLELLLTKIRYIALKQNTTGSLSEGVQIIGMSATLPNLSLLASWLGAELYQTDYRPVPLLEHLKVGCNIYDKSLSVVRQFTPALNIKGDDDHIVSLCYETVSDGRSVLMFCPSKNWCEKLADSIAREFYNLRLADGQGDTNLRPVALDQEGLVDVLAQLRRTPAGLDPILQRTVPWGVAFHHAGLTFDERDVLEGAFRQGMVRVLAATSTLSSGVNLPARRVIIRTPTFNGHLLDPLTYKQMAGRAGRKGVDTIGESVLVCKEAERQKGIILLKGALQPISSCLVRKEGEGVTTSMLRAILEIIVGGVASTPQDVSLYASCSLLAASMKCDGKSRSDEGTNKGAIEACVEWLMDNEFISIQKEGDDHEERYCPTQLGGATLSSSLSPPEALGIFADLQRAMKGFVLENDLHILYLITPLYAEWTTIDWYQFFRLWEQLSSSMKRVAELVGVQEGFLARSVSGKLVAKTEKQRRQMAIHKRFFTTLVLQDLVNEVPLGTVASKYTCNRGQLQSLQQSASTYAGMVTVFCKRLGWHNMELLLSQYQTRLSFGVQRELVDLVRVSLLNATRARALYTQGLCTVAELARATVADVEKALRNAVPFKSSKRAVDESEMEVAERRKLRCVWVTGGRALTEQEAANEIVSEARLLLREDLARLGVQWDPTTLSPGAPGVISPDDHHSSGSETSSGSNLISHEAQGGNTKDGQEGSRLKKSKSRDTDGRKEEDYRSEKSNQEKPGGEIRTEQVWKSNPAEKEVNKQFEVHRKEDGTDPEIIQTENEIPVESGKETEKKAESTTNMSMSNKMKNRNEKLKRQTPMRPEKEEEEPKKPEEKCEGPVSTRPVGQQAKQPVPERSLTQELAEIVSSPLPRSLPQPQPTPPPMPPPRFRAPRSWVEEQRSVSTSTLKRDSTTGGAASPGQQSRQKHSRALSKVLNSIQTDKCPQDNVETVRTSPLKSSDTSGPAVQQPTTDPGQQTPPSVSAPTNGATSDPPLFSPEAKRRRVEAGEVDKFSSPELYVEDGGDVEKGQESFGDSFELDTQTERILVQQSYEYRKEKGMNEKLETEKTKEEGTVETAVKPEGVNGPAPNNPCPRFNISLTDSQMELILDTSHQMSPGPGGGNNMDEGKNEGGDDGTDAPAANQVASESPNRSSSFLFDSLYDSALLAGLSPHHQSDEEESDGQEQKCPLPSTQERRRSELLANQEADKQEAVQWGESSFNLSEWGDSLFVGEHFMERQSSLRHTERTQTEQEGLHQAQEPNAEEQLLDSPSEPGPIQTQPERTATQRECDKDTAAGCTTDHKASGRQGGESGKQETETNMKVLLVDNAPERNLCCSPDLQEIFDRWPSMSDQSWQNTNAGHIATQTAAAAAAAANTETADPPQHSIQAGRNTGKLNVQPAAAMSESQSAQPSSQDAENVRERPGSAGDLIPPTQETPPVTPRVKLTTSSVQSPLTTKPLNQSTPSTLPPRKQAARKCRKSLSGHGHYPSEATDTKQPNSDRSHKLEKPKSLTTLPESELRSVQCSKTKPLLRSDQQLSRPPQGTSPSSHRPKTPSDTESPVVEGFTLQLSEEASLNSSNSGSFSIIDVASDRGLFETFIREWKTKERYSLALACEKRERSDQPVEEIGGKHKRASAAHQKLNGFPVRNSDGLVLIGLSVCWGARDAYYISLQHEQSKGLSSSLAPPLLDEDLPVSERLGQVRACLSRPSEGPSGVVVVTYDIIPVYKTLVLSCGISLEGSCEDPKVACWLVDPGSEERTLPNMVMAFCPEELPLLDGLGNAHAHCPRVRAATKSVLVHAVMKHVSGLLEQDGMLDLFRSIEMPSQVSLALLELNGVGFSAEECERQKHVMQAKLSTLESQAYNLAGHGFSLTSVDDIAQVLFLELHLPPNGDVGGSKSKKTLGYTRRGGGRVRLGKQFSTTKDVLEKLCPLHPLPGVILEWRRITNALTKVVFPLQREKQYHPGLAMNRIYSIAQTHTATGRVSFTDPNIQNVPKDFEIDMPTEVDESPPSQNGCQNKPGKKRRPAVPSVTAGAAGQGPTFSVSMRHAFVPFSGGMILAADYSQLELRVLAHLSKDQRLLQVLNGGADVFRCIAAEWKSIDPETVNDNLRQQAKQICYGIIYGMGAKSLGEQMGVEENDAACYIESFKSRYKGINAFLKETVKNCVKNGYVQTLKGRRRYLPGITNTSSHIKAHAERQAVNTTVQGSAADIVKLATVNIQKRLRKTYPAAPASHQHTLSARNQSRARMSHLRGAYFVLQLHDELIYETTEDDLIQVAQIVKREMESAVKLYVKLKAKVKVGPSWGNLQDIDL, from the exons ATGAGCACCTCGGGTCCTCCGAAGAGGAAGAGCTACATGGGTCAGCACCAGATCAAGAAGAAACAAGG CCTCCTTGCTCCCGAGGAGCCTCTACAAGGAGACAGACCGTCAGACAGCAGAGACAGACTCATG GATGGAGGTGCAGTGTTCCCACTGGGAGAATCCACATTAGCACTTGATGCAGAGTTGCTGCAGGTGCTGGACGCTGTCGACCCGCTGAAGCCTGCAGCTCGTCCGACCCCAGTAGAGAGAGATGCACATGAGGAGCCAGCGTCATCGGCGGCCTTTGGCCCGGCACACTCGCTTGCACCAGTTGGAGACAATAAGCGGGAGGGCGATAGGGCCCCCACAGGTCAGGGACCCCACGGAGCCCCCAGCGCCCAAGAGAGGGTCTCTTGGCGGAGTGTTGATTGTAAGAGACCAGGTTGGATGGCTGAGTGCAAAGATCTCGCTCAGAAGCTTCTGTTCAGTGAGGATTTGGAGGAAGCGGACGGCGCTAAGAAGGTTTCAGAAAGAGACCAGTCTATGCCTGCATCAGCCGACATTAATGAGCCACCATGTCGAGACATACAAGACAGTCAGCGAGCAGGCAGCTCCAACAA GCAGAAGGGTGCGCCCCGAAGAAGGAGCTCTCCTGGATCAAGTAAGAACGTTGCCCCCCCTCCGGATGTGTCCAGAGACTACATCTTGTTCAGCCCCACGCGCCTCACAGCTGCCATGAAGCGGGCCAAGCTCCAGCAGTCGTTGCAGAACCAGTCGGCCTCTGTGCTCACAGTCCCCACTGGATTAGAGCTCAGTTCTCTCAGTGACACCTTACCTCAGCCAG gcATTGCCCTGTGTGCTCCATTGAATCAAGCTGAAATGCTGCAGTTATCCAGTTGGGGTTTGCCCAAGGCCGTCCTGGAGTGCTACCAGAAACACAAAGTGACCTGCATGTTCGAGTGGCAGGCTCAGTGCCTCACTGTGGGACAGGTGCTGCAGGGAGGTAACCTGGTGTACTCCG CTCCCACTAGTGCTGGAAAAACTCTGGTGTCCGAGCTGCTGATGTTGAAACGTATTTTGGAGACTAAAAGAAAAGCTCTCTTCATTTTACCTTTTGTCTCCGTGGCTAAAGAGAAGATGCACTATCTTCAA AGTGTATTTGAAGAGGCAGGGGTTCGTGTGGAGGGATACATGGGCAGCACTTCAGCTGCTGGAGGGTTCAAAGCATTGGATGTGGCTGTTTGCACCATAGAAAGAGCCAACTCTCTGATCAACAAACTCATTGAAGAGGACAGTATGGGTCTACTAG GTATGGTGGTGGTGGACGAGTTGCATATGGTCGGGGATTCTGGAAGAGGATACCTGCTCGAACTGCTCTTGACCAAAATCCGCTACATAGCCCTGAAGCAGAACACCACAGG GTCTTTGTCTGAGGGTGTACAGATAATAGGGATGAGCGCCACCTTGCCTAACCTCTCCCTCCTGGCTAGCTGGTTAGGTGCCGAGCTTTACCAGACTGACTACAGACCTGTACCCCTGCTGGAGCATCTCAAAGTGGGCTGCAACATCTACGACAAGAGCCTCTCCGTGGTGCGACAGTTCACCCCGGCACTCAACATTAAG GGTGACGATGACCACATAGTGAGCTTGTGTTATGAGACGGTGAGTGATGGCCGCTCTGTGCTGATGTTCTGCCCCTCGAAGAACTGGTGTGAGAAACTAGCAGACAGTATCGCAAGGGAGTTCTACAACCTCAGGCTCGCTG ATGGTCAGGGCGACACTAACCTCAGACCAGTGGCTCTGGATCAAGAGGGACTAGTGGATGTTTTAGCCCAGTTGAGACGAACTCCTGCTGGGCTTGACCCCATCCTCCAGCGGACTGTGCCATGGGGCGTGGCCTTCCACCATGCAG GGCTGACATTCGATGAACGCGACGTGCTGGAGGGAGCTTTCCGTCAGGGCATGGTCAGGGTCCTGGCCGCCACCTCTACCCTCTCTTCAGGAGTTAATCTCCCAGCACGCAGGGTCATCATCCGAACCCCGACTTTCAACGGACACCTGTTGGACCCGCTCACGTACAAACAGATGGCAGGACGAGCAGGGAGAAAAGGGGTCGACACTATAG GTGAGAGTGTGTTGGTTTGTAAGGAGGCGGAGCGTCAGAAAGGCATTATCCTCCTCAAAGGTGCtcttcagccaatcagcagctgtCTGGTGAGAAAGGAAGGGGAAGGTGTCACCACGAGCATGCTGCGAGCCATCCTGGAG ATCATTGTTGGCGGCGTGGCCAGCACTCCACAGGATGTGTCATTGTACGCTTCGTGTTCTCTTCTGGCTGCCAGCATGAAATGTGACGGCAAATCCAGATCAGACGAAGGGACCAACAAaggggctattgaggcctgtgTTGAATGGCTGATGGATAATGAATTTATTAGCATCCAGAAGGAGGGAGACG ATCATGAGGAGCGATACTGTCCCACTCAACTCGGCGGCgccaccctctcctcctccctctcccctcccgaGGCTCTGGGAATATTTGCAGATCTCCAGCGTGCCATGAAGGGCTTTGTCCTGGAAAATGATTTGCATATTCTTTATCtg ATCACCCCGTTGTATGCAGAGTGGACGACCATAGATTGGTATCAGTTCTTCCGTCTGTGGGAACAGCTCTCGTCATCGATGAAAAGAGTGGCAGAGCTGGTCGGCGTCCAGGAAGGCTTTCTCGCCAGGTCTGTCAGCGGCAAACTGGTCGCCAAGACAGAAAAACAGCGTAGACAGATGGCAATCCATAAACG GTTTTTCACCACCCTTGTACTCCAGGATCTGGTGAATGAGGTGCCTTTAGGAACAGTAGCTTCTAAATACACCTGCAATCGTGGGCAGTTGCAGTCTCTCCAGCAGTCTGCCTCTACATATGCAG GTATGGTGACAGTGTTCTGCAAGCGTCTGGGCTGGCACAacatggagctgctgctgtcccAGTACCAGACCAGGCTGAGCTTTGGAGTCCAGAGGGAGCTGGTGGACCTGGTCCGAGTCTCCCTCCTGAATGCAACACGAGCCAGAGCGCTCTACACACAAGGGCTCTGTACTGTCGCTGAACTAGCCAGGGCCACTGTGGCCGACGTGGAGAAAGCCTTAAGGAATGCAGTCCCATTCAAgag CTCCAAACGTGCAGTGGATgaaagtgagatggaggtggcGGAGAGACGGAAGCTTCGCTGTGTCTGGGTGACAGGTGGGCGGGCCCTGACGGAGCAGGAAGCAGCCAACGAGATTGTTTCCGAGGCGAGGCTCCTCCTCCGGGAAGACCTGGCCAGGCTAGGAGTTCAGTGGGACCCGACGACACTTTCTCCTGGAGCTCCTGGTGTCATCAGCCCTGACGACCATCACAGCAGTGGCTCAGAAACCTCATCTGGCTCAAATCTCATCTCACACGAAGCACAGGGAGGTAACACTAAAGACGGCCAGGAGGGAAGTAGGCTCAAGAAAAGTAAGAGTAGAGATACTGATGGACGTAAAGAGGAGGATTATAGAAGTGAGAAAAGTAATCAGGAGAAACCAGGAGGTGAAATCAGGACAGAGCAGGTTTGGAAGTCCAATCCTGCTGAGAAGGAAGTAAACAAACAGTTTGAGGTGCACAGAAAGGAAGATGGAACAGACCCTGAAATtatacaaacagaaaatgagATCCCAGTGGAGAGTggcaaagaaacagaaaagaaagcaGAGTCAACTACAAATATGTCCatgtcaaataaaatgaaaaatcgaaatgaaaaactaaaaagacaaacaccCATGAGgccagaaaaagaagaggaagagcccAAAAAACCAGAGGAGAAATGTGAAGGCCCAGTTTCAACCAGACCAGTGGGTCAGCAGGCAAAACAGCCCGTTCCTGAGAGAAGTCTGACGCAGGAGTTGGCGGAGATTGTATCCAGCCCTCTGCCTCGGTCGCTGCCCCAGCCTCAGCCAACGCCTCCTCCAATGCCTCCTCCTCGTTTCAGAGCCCCGAGGTCCTGGGTGGAAGAACAACGTAGTGTTTCCACAAGCACTTTAAAAAGAGACAGCACCACAGGGGGGGCTGCCTCACCTGGGCAGCAAAGTAGACAGAAGCACTCAAGGGCTCTAAGCAAAGTCCTGAACTCCATACAAACGGACAAATGTCCCCAAGATAACGTAGAGACTGTGCGAACATCCCCCCTGAAATCGTCCGACACCTCAGGTCCTGCAGTCCAGCAGCCGACTACTGACCCCGGGCAACAAACTCCTCCCTCAGTTTCTGCCCCGACAAACGGCGCCACATCAGATCCTCCATTATTCTCTCCGGAAGCCAAGCGGAGAAGGGTAGAGGCCGGAGAGGTGGATAAGTTCTCGTCTCCGGAGCTGTACGTGGAAGATGGGGGAGATGTTGAAAAGGGACAGGAGAGCTTTGGCGACAGCTTTGAATTGGACACTCAGACAGAAAGAATTCTCGTTCAGCAGTCATACGAATACAGGAAGGAGAAAGGAATGAATGAGAAGTTagaaacagaaaagacaaaagagGAGGGGACGGTAGAAACAGCTGTTAAGCCCGAGGGAGTTAACGGACCGGCCCCTAACAACCCATGTCCCAGATTCAACATCTCTTTGACAGATAGCCAGATGGAGCTCATCCTAGACACCAGCCACCAG ATGTCTCCTGGTCCTGGTGGGGGTAATAACATGGATGAAGGTAAAAATgaaggtggtgatgatggtacTGACGCCCCTGCTGCCAATCAGGTTGCTTCTGAGAGTCCTAACCgaagcagcagcttcctgttcgACAGCCTGTATGACAGCGCCCTGCTGGCTGGTCTGAGCCCACACCACCAGTCAGATGAGGAGGAATCTGATGGCCAGGAGCAGAAGTGCCCCCTTCCATCGACCCAGGAGCGACGACGCAGCGAGCTCCTCGCCAACCAGGAGGCTGATAAGCAGGAGGCGGTGCAGTGGGGCGAGTCCTCCTTCAACCTGTCGGAGTGGGGCGACTCGCTGTTTGTGGGAGAGCATTTTATGGAGAGGCAGAGCTCGCTCAGGCATACGGAGCGAACGCAAACAGAGCAAGAAGGATTACATCAAGCTCAGGAACCCAACGCAGAGGAACAGCTGCTAGATTCTCCATCTGAACCTGGTCCGATACAAACACAACCTGAGCGCACTGCAACTCAACGTGAGTGTGACAAGGACACAGCTGCAGGGTGCACTACTGACCACAAAGCAAgtgggagacaggggggtgaaagTGGAAAGCAAGAGACGGAAACAAACATGAAGGTTTTACTTGTAGATAATGCACCTGAAAGAAATCTTTGTTGCAGCCCTGATTTACAAGAGATCTTTGACCGTTGGCCGAGTATGTCTGACCAGTCCTGGCAAAACACTAACGCAGGCCACATAGCCACTCAAACAGCcgctgccgccgctgctgctgcaaacacagaaactgcagatcCACCTCAGCACTCAATACAAGCGGGCAGGAACACAGGAAAGCTGAATGtgcaacctgctgctgctatgAGTGAATCTCAGTCGGCACAACCCTCCAGTCAGGACGCTGAGAATGTCAGAGAGAGACCAGGATCTGCTGGTGACCTCATTCCCCCCACCCAGGAAACGCCGCCGGTCACCCCCAGAGTAAAACTAACCACCTCCTCGGTCCAGTCGCCTCTCACCACCAAGCCCCTGAACCAGTCGACCCCCTCAACCCTTCCTCCACGGAAACAGGCAGCCCGGAAATGTCGTAAATCTCTCTCAGGACACGGTCATTATCCATCAGAAGCTACCGACACTAAACAGCCCAACTCTGATCGGAGCCACAAGCTAGAGAAACCAAAATCTTTAACTACACTTCCTGAATCCGAGCTGAGGTCTGTTCAATGCTCCAAAACCAAACCCCTGCTACGCAGCGACCAGCAGCTCAGCCGGCCTCCACAGGGcacctctccgtcctctcaccGACCAAAGACTCCATCCGACACAGAGTCGCCAGTCGTTGAaggcttcactcttcagctgtcCGAAGAAGCGTCACTAAATTCCAGCAACTCTGGGTCTTTCTCCATCATCGACGTGGCGAGTGACAGGGGCCTGTTTGAAACTTTCATCAGAGAGTGGAAAACTAAGGAGCGGTACTCTCTGGCGTTGGCGTGTGAGAAGAGGGAGCGCAGTGATCAGCCTGTGGAGGAAATAGGAGGGAAACACAAGAGAG CATCAGCAGCCCATCAGAAGCTCAATGGTTTCCCAGTGAGAAACAGTGATGGACTGGTGCTGATTGGACTGTCGGTCTGCTGGGGAGCAAGAGACGCGTACTACATATCTCTGCAGCACGAGCAGAGCAAAG GTTTGAGCTCCAGtctggctcctcctctgctggatGAGGATCTGCCAGTGAGTGAGAGGCTGGGGCAGGTGAGGGCTTGTCTGAGCCGGCCATCAGAGGGTCCCAGTGGGGTAGTGGTTGTCACTTATGACATCATCCCGGTGTACAAGACGCTTGTACTGAGCTGTGGCATCAGCTTGGAGGGAAGCTGTGAAGACCCCAAG GTCGCCTGCTGGCTGGTGGACCCTGGCAGTGAGGAGAGGACTCTGCCCAACATGGTGATGGCCTTCTGTCCTGAAGAGCTACCTCTGCTGGATGGACTCGgaaatgcacatgcacactgtCCCCGTGTCAGGGCGGCGACCAAGAGCGTGCTGGTACATGCTGTCATGAAGCACGTCAGCGGCCTGCTGGAGCAGGACGGCATGCTTG atctATTCAGGAGCATTGAGATGCCTTCTCAGGTGAGTTTGGCCCTGTTGGAACTGAATGGTGTGGGCTTCAGTGCTGAGgagtgtgagagacagaaacacgtGATGCAGGCCAAACTCTCCACGCTGGAGTCTCAGGCGTACAACCTGGCTGGACACGGCTTCTCCCTCACCAGTGTGGACGACATCGCGCAG GTTTTGTTCTTGGAGCTTCACCTGCCTCCAAACGGAGACGTGGGCGGATCAAAAAGTAAGAAGACTCTGGGCTACACCAGGAGAGGCGGTGGCAGAGTACGGCTCGGGAAGCAGTTCAGCACCACCAAG GATGTTTTGGAGAAACTGTGCCCCTTGCACCCGCTGCCAGGTGTGATTCTGGAGTGGAGGCGGATCACTAATGCCCTGACCAAAGTGGTGTTCCCCCTGCAGAGGGAGAAACAATATCATCCTGGACTGGCCATGAACAGAATTTACTCCATcgcccagacacacacagccacag GTCGCGTGAGCTTCACTGATCCCAACATACAGAACGTCCCCAAAGACTTTGAGATCGACATGCCCACGGAGGTGGATGAGAGTCCTCCTTCACAAAACGGCTGCCAGAACAAACCAGG AAAGAAGAGACGCCCTGCGGTGCCTTCAGTCacagctggagctgcaggacaAGGCCCGACCTTCTCTGTCAGCATGAGACACGCCTTTGTACCGTTTTCAG gaGGAATGATATTAGCAGCCGATTATTCCCAGCTGGAGTTGAGGGTGTTGGCTCATCTGTCCAAGGATCAGCGACTTCTGCAG GTGCTGAACGGAGGAGCAGACGTGTTCCGCTGCATCGCCGCCGAGTGGAAAAGTATCGACCCGGAGACGGTGAACGACAACCTGAGACAACAGGCGAAACAG ATTTGTTACGGTATCATTTACGGGATGGGAGCCAAGTCTCTGGGGGAACAAATGGGAGTGGAGGAGAATGATGCAGCCTGCTACATAGAGAGTTTCAAGTCCAGATACAAAG gCATCAATGCTTTTCTTAAAGAAACCGTGAAGAACTGTGTAAAGAACGGCTACGTCCAGACGCTGAAGGGCAGAAGGAGATACCTCCCTGGAATCACTAACACCAGCTCGCACATCAAAGCACAT GCAGAGCGTCAGGCGGTGAACACGACTGTTCAGGGCTCAGCAGCAGACATTGTTAAACTCGCCACCGTGAACATCCAGAAGCGACTGAGGAAAACATATCCTGCTGCTCCCGCGTCTCACCAGCACACACTCTCAG CCAGGAACCAGAGCAGGGCTCGGATGTCTCACCTAAGAGGAGCCTACTTTGTCCTGCAGCTGCATGATGAGCTCATCTATGAAACCACAGAGGACGACCTCATCCAG GTTGCTCAGATagtaaagagagagatggagtcgGCCGTAAAACTGTACGTGAAGCTCAAGGCCAAAGTCAAGGTGGGACCCAGCTGGgggaacctgcaggacatcgatcTGTAG